The proteins below come from a single Arthrobacter sp. B1I2 genomic window:
- a CDS encoding sensor histidine kinase: protein MSLAGQYLLLQLLIVLAVLVAVVAISLAQSAAAFERTEGRRALSAAEALGGNPVVRELLPDAEPRGGAVLPAVAESVRIVSGSSRVALAKIDRTVVASSDPSLVGAPLELGASRVMEGRAWTGVVGGTPAPLLSAHVPVLDDTGRMIGIASISRNYPTVLERLGDAVPNLLTYLGVASVLGIAGSLLLSRRVKRQTLGMEPSEITGLVENREAMLQGLKEGVVALDPHERITVANGSARSLLGLPDDCVGKRVAGLAVEPALKEVLTREQPGPDQLVLVGDRLVVMNRVPIQSRGRVIGSVTTLRDRTELSELERELGTTRTATDTLRAQAHEFANQLHVISGLIQIGEYDSVVQFVNGATVDRTRLNDEVTGRIKDPALAALLIAKSSLAAERGAALQLVPDSVLDKVDDELSRDLTTVVGNLVDNAFDAVTGLPEATVRVLVEGKAGGDVVVTVRDNGPGIPGGSADHIFRQGFTTKESDAAGSRGFGLALSRAVCRRSGGDLTVANDNGAVFTAVLKRGSIQP, encoded by the coding sequence ATGTCCCTCGCTGGGCAGTACCTTTTGCTGCAGTTGCTCATTGTCCTGGCAGTCCTGGTGGCTGTGGTGGCCATCTCGCTGGCCCAGTCCGCAGCGGCCTTTGAACGCACCGAGGGCAGGCGCGCCCTTTCCGCAGCGGAAGCCCTGGGCGGCAACCCCGTGGTGCGGGAACTCCTCCCGGACGCTGAACCGCGCGGCGGGGCCGTGCTTCCCGCGGTGGCAGAGTCCGTGCGGATCGTCTCGGGCTCATCCCGGGTGGCGCTGGCAAAAATAGACCGCACCGTGGTGGCCTCCTCGGACCCCAGCCTGGTGGGCGCGCCCCTGGAGCTCGGCGCAAGCAGGGTGATGGAAGGCAGGGCCTGGACCGGAGTTGTGGGCGGTACCCCGGCCCCGCTGCTGTCCGCCCACGTTCCGGTCCTTGACGACACCGGCCGGATGATCGGCATCGCCTCCATCAGCCGCAACTATCCCACGGTGCTCGAGCGGCTGGGCGACGCCGTTCCCAACCTGCTCACCTACCTGGGCGTGGCAAGTGTCCTGGGCATCGCCGGTTCCCTCTTGCTCTCGCGCCGGGTGAAGCGGCAGACCCTCGGCATGGAACCCAGCGAGATCACCGGGCTGGTGGAGAACCGCGAAGCCATGCTGCAGGGCCTGAAAGAAGGCGTGGTTGCGCTGGACCCGCACGAACGGATCACCGTGGCCAACGGCAGCGCGCGTTCCCTGCTGGGGCTTCCCGATGACTGCGTGGGCAAAAGGGTGGCAGGCCTCGCCGTCGAACCTGCCTTGAAGGAAGTCCTCACCCGTGAACAGCCCGGGCCGGACCAGTTGGTGCTCGTCGGCGACCGGCTCGTGGTGATGAACCGGGTGCCCATCCAGTCCCGCGGCCGCGTCATCGGCTCGGTGACCACGCTCCGCGACCGCACCGAGCTGTCCGAGCTGGAGCGGGAACTTGGCACCACCCGCACCGCCACGGACACGCTTCGCGCCCAGGCCCACGAGTTCGCCAACCAGCTGCACGTCATTTCCGGCCTGATCCAGATCGGCGAGTACGACTCCGTGGTCCAGTTCGTCAATGGTGCCACCGTGGACCGGACCCGGCTCAACGATGAAGTGACCGGCCGGATCAAGGATCCAGCGCTCGCTGCCCTGCTGATCGCCAAGTCGAGCCTTGCCGCAGAACGTGGCGCCGCCCTGCAGCTGGTCCCCGACTCCGTGCTGGACAAGGTTGATGACGAGCTGTCCCGGGACCTCACCACCGTGGTGGGGAACCTGGTGGACAACGCGTTCGACGCCGTCACCGGGCTTCCAGAGGCAACCGTCAGGGTGCTGGTGGAGGGCAAGGCCGGGGGAGACGTTGTGGTGACGGTGCGGGACAATGGTCCCGGTATTCCGGGCGGCTCCGCCGACCACATCTTCCGCCAGGGCTTCACCACCAAGGAATCGGACGCGGCCGGCAGCCGCGGCTTCGGGCTGGCCCTGTCCCGGGCGGTGTGCCGCCGCAGCGGCGGTGACCTGACGGTGGCCAACGATAACGGGGCAGTCTTTACCGCGGTGCTGAAACGAGGGAGTATCCAGCCATGA
- a CDS encoding Bug family tripartite tricarboxylate transporter substrate binding protein, whose amino-acid sequence MRQIRALRIAAVAAGIALMATGCGATGKSSTGSESSGAAAGPITGLQIMVPNTPGGGYDTTARAAAKVLDDEKISTNTEVFNLAGAGGTVGLARVVNEKGNGDLAMLMGLGVVGASYTNKSESKLTDTTPLARLIEEPGAIMVGKDSPYKTIDDLVKAWKADPGSIAVGGGSSPGGPDHLLPMQLAGAVGIDATKVNYVAYDGGGDLLPAILGNKLGFAASGAGEYLKQIESGEVRVLATSGEKRLDGVDAPTLKESNIDLVFTNWRGVVAPPGISDKDKAALIAALEKMHGTDGWKEALKTHSWTDAFITGDQFKSFLTEQDKRVADVLTKLGLA is encoded by the coding sequence ATGCGCCAGATCCGCGCATTGCGAATTGCCGCCGTTGCAGCCGGCATCGCCCTGATGGCCACCGGTTGCGGTGCCACCGGAAAGAGCTCCACCGGTTCGGAAAGCTCCGGCGCCGCCGCCGGACCCATCACCGGCCTGCAGATCATGGTCCCGAACACCCCCGGCGGCGGCTACGACACCACCGCCCGCGCCGCAGCCAAGGTCCTCGACGACGAGAAGATCTCCACCAACACCGAGGTCTTCAACCTCGCCGGTGCCGGCGGCACCGTGGGCCTGGCCCGTGTGGTCAACGAAAAAGGCAACGGCGACCTGGCCATGCTCATGGGCCTTGGCGTGGTGGGGGCCAGCTACACCAACAAGTCCGAGTCCAAGCTGACGGACACCACCCCGCTGGCGCGCCTCATCGAAGAGCCCGGCGCCATCATGGTCGGCAAGGATTCCCCGTACAAGACCATCGATGACCTGGTGAAGGCATGGAAGGCCGATCCCGGTTCCATCGCCGTGGGCGGCGGCTCCTCCCCGGGCGGCCCGGACCACCTGCTGCCGATGCAGCTGGCCGGCGCCGTGGGCATCGACGCCACCAAGGTCAACTACGTGGCCTACGACGGCGGCGGCGACCTCCTTCCCGCAATCCTCGGCAACAAACTGGGCTTCGCCGCCTCCGGCGCCGGCGAATACCTGAAGCAGATCGAATCCGGCGAGGTCCGCGTCCTGGCCACCAGCGGCGAGAAGCGCCTTGACGGTGTGGATGCCCCCACGCTGAAGGAATCCAACATCGACCTGGTATTCACCAACTGGCGCGGCGTCGTGGCCCCTCCAGGCATCAGCGACAAGGACAAGGCTGCCCTGATCGCCGCCCTGGAGAAGATGCACGGAACCGACGGCTGGAAGGAAGCGCTCAAGACCCACAGCTGGACCGACGCCTTCATCACCGGTGACCAGTTCAAGTCCTTCCTCACCGAGCAGGACAAGCGCGTGGCCGATGTCCTCACCAAGCTCGGGTTGGCGTGA
- a CDS encoding tripartite tricarboxylate transporter TctB family protein translates to MTSLTTGLKGRSELGVALLLGAAGVLVFLDANGLVTPYSKSDPVGPKTVPFIVAGLLVVCAVLLALNVLRGGKGEAEGGEDVDLTHPADWKTVLPLAGAFVLNILLIDWAGWVISGTVLFWGSVLALGSRHYVRDGLISVALSLLTFYGFYLGLGIALPAGLLEGIL, encoded by the coding sequence GTGACCTCCCTGACCACAGGCCTTAAAGGCCGCTCCGAGCTGGGAGTCGCACTCCTGCTCGGGGCGGCCGGCGTCCTGGTCTTCCTGGACGCCAACGGCCTGGTAACCCCATATTCAAAGTCCGACCCCGTGGGGCCCAAGACTGTCCCGTTCATCGTGGCCGGCCTCCTGGTGGTCTGCGCCGTACTGCTTGCCCTCAACGTCCTTCGCGGCGGCAAGGGCGAGGCCGAGGGCGGCGAGGACGTGGACCTGACCCACCCCGCCGACTGGAAGACCGTCCTGCCGCTGGCAGGCGCCTTCGTGCTCAACATCCTGCTCATCGACTGGGCCGGCTGGGTCATCTCCGGAACCGTCCTGTTCTGGGGCAGCGTCCTGGCCCTCGGCAGCCGCCACTACGTCCGCGACGGACTGATCTCCGTGGCGCTGTCCCTGCTGACCTTCTACGGCTTCTACCTCGGCCTGGGCATTGCACTGCCGGCCGGCCTCCTGGAAGGAATCCTCTAA
- a CDS encoding tripartite tricarboxylate transporter permease, producing the protein MDVWSSLMDGFATALTPMNFLYAVIGVVLGTAVGVLPGLGPAMTVALLLPVTYALEPTSAFIMFAGIYYGGMYGGSTTSILLNTPGESSSVVTAIEGNKMAKAGRAAQALATAAIGSFVAGTIGTALLAVCAPIVVKFAVSLGAPSYFAIMVLALLAVTAVLGSSRLRGFASLGLGLAIGLVGMDSVTGQRRLTFGQPLLADGLDIVVVAVAIFAVGEALWVAAHLRRTPLHAIPVGQPWMGKSDWKRSWKPWLRGTAFGFPFGALPAGGAEIPTFLSYVTEKRLSKHPEEFGKGAIEGVAGPEAANNAAAAGTLTPMLALGLPTNATAAVMLAAFTSYGIQPGPQLFESQGPLVWALIASLFIGNLLLLLINLPLAPMWAKLLQLPRPYLYAGILFFATLGAYSVNLQAFDLVILLVLGALGFMMRRFGLPVLPLILGVILGPRIEGQLRKTLQLSAGDPAGLFSEPIAVGIYVIIGLILLWPFAYKLFRRNRPERKPLIPANSGAADYSD; encoded by the coding sequence ATGGACGTCTGGTCCTCCCTGATGGACGGTTTCGCCACCGCCCTGACCCCCATGAATTTCCTGTACGCCGTCATCGGCGTCGTCCTGGGTACCGCCGTCGGTGTCCTCCCCGGGCTGGGCCCGGCCATGACCGTCGCGCTGCTGCTTCCCGTCACCTATGCCCTTGAACCCACCAGCGCGTTCATCATGTTCGCGGGCATCTACTACGGCGGCATGTACGGCGGCTCCACCACGTCCATCCTCCTGAACACCCCCGGCGAATCGTCCTCGGTGGTCACCGCCATTGAAGGCAACAAGATGGCCAAGGCGGGCCGGGCGGCCCAGGCGCTTGCGACGGCGGCAATCGGCTCGTTCGTTGCCGGAACCATCGGCACGGCACTGCTCGCCGTCTGCGCACCAATCGTGGTGAAGTTCGCCGTCAGCCTCGGTGCACCCAGCTACTTCGCAATCATGGTGCTGGCCCTGCTGGCCGTCACGGCCGTGCTGGGCTCCTCCCGGCTGCGCGGGTTCGCATCCCTGGGCCTGGGCCTGGCCATCGGTTTGGTGGGCATGGACTCGGTCACCGGCCAGCGCCGCCTGACGTTTGGCCAGCCGCTCCTGGCAGACGGCCTGGACATCGTGGTGGTGGCCGTGGCCATCTTCGCTGTGGGCGAAGCGCTTTGGGTTGCCGCCCACCTGCGGCGCACGCCGTTGCATGCCATTCCCGTGGGCCAGCCCTGGATGGGCAAGTCCGATTGGAAGCGTTCCTGGAAGCCGTGGCTGCGCGGCACCGCCTTCGGCTTCCCGTTTGGCGCGCTTCCGGCAGGTGGGGCGGAGATCCCAACCTTCCTTTCCTACGTAACGGAGAAGCGCCTCAGCAAACACCCCGAAGAGTTCGGCAAGGGCGCCATCGAGGGCGTAGCCGGCCCGGAGGCCGCGAACAACGCTGCGGCCGCAGGCACCCTGACCCCGATGCTGGCGCTGGGCCTGCCCACCAACGCCACCGCCGCGGTGATGCTGGCAGCGTTCACCTCCTACGGCATCCAGCCGGGTCCGCAGCTGTTCGAAAGCCAGGGCCCGCTGGTGTGGGCCCTGATTGCGAGCCTGTTCATCGGCAACCTGCTGCTCCTGCTGATCAACCTGCCGTTGGCACCGATGTGGGCCAAGCTGCTGCAGCTCCCCCGCCCATACCTGTACGCCGGCATCCTGTTCTTCGCCACCCTGGGCGCCTACTCGGTGAACCTGCAGGCGTTCGACCTGGTGATCCTGCTCGTCCTGGGCGCCCTCGGGTTCATGATGCGGCGGTTCGGGCTCCCCGTGCTGCCGCTGATCCTCGGTGTGATCCTCGGCCCGCGGATCGAAGGACAACTCCGCAAGACCCTGCAGCTGAGCGCAGGCGACCCGGCAGGGCTCTTCAGCGAGCCGATCGCCGTCGGCATCTATGTCATCATCGGCCTCATCCTGCTCTGGCCTTTCGCCTACAAGCTGTTTCGCCGCAACCGCCCGGAGCGCAAGCCGCTGATTCCGGCCAATTCGGGCGCCGCGGACTACAGCGACTAA
- a CDS encoding universal stress protein, producing MTIVVGYVPTPEGEAALTQAIAEARNRNSRLLVINSSRGDAPVDNRFAHEGDIQSIEERLATQGIDHEIKQPVRGHDAAAEVLDAAEEHEAELIVIGLRRRTPVGKLIMGSTSQRVLLEADCPVLAVKAG from the coding sequence ATGACCATTGTGGTGGGATACGTCCCGACCCCCGAAGGCGAAGCCGCCCTGACACAGGCCATCGCCGAAGCCCGGAACCGCAACAGCAGGCTGCTGGTGATCAACTCGTCCAGGGGCGATGCGCCGGTGGACAACCGGTTTGCCCACGAAGGCGACATCCAAAGCATTGAAGAACGCCTGGCCACCCAGGGCATCGACCACGAGATCAAGCAGCCGGTCCGTGGGCACGATGCCGCCGCGGAGGTACTGGACGCCGCCGAGGAGCACGAAGCCGAACTGATTGTGATCGGGCTGCGGCGCCGCACCCCCGTGGGCAAGCTCATCATGGGCAGCACGTCGCAGCGCGTCCTGCTTGAGGCGGACTGCCCCGTCCTGGCCGTCAAGGCAGGTTAG
- the hutH gene encoding histidine ammonia-lyase translates to MTALTHEPLTVTLGSVGVTPEDVLAVARHNAKVVLSEAALATVATVRAHIDDLAASDVPAYGISTGFGALANRHIPTELRTQLQKSLIRSHAAGMGPAVEREVVRGIMFLRAKTLASGRTGVRPVVLQTMVDVLNAGITPVVREFGSLGCSGDLAPLSHCALVLMGEGEAEGPDGVTYGGRGERPVAELLAEHGIESVTLAEKEGLALVNGTEGMLGMLLMAIADLRQLLTTADITAALSVEALLGTDQVFLPGLHAALRPHPGQAASADNMLRVLSDSPIVASHRVGDSRVQDAYSLRCAPQVAGAVRDTVDHAELVATRELAAAIDNPVVLPDGRVSSNGNFHGAPVAYVLDFLAIAVADLSSIAERRTDRMLDPARSHGLPAFLAADPGVDSGLMIAQYTQAGLVSDNKRLAVPASVDSIPSSAMQEDHVSMGWHAARKLRKAVENLRRVLAIELVTSARALDIRTQLSGGVLTPGPAGAAVVAALRSVVDGPGTDRFLSPELEAADRLVASGDVLRAAESAVGRLA, encoded by the coding sequence ATGACCGCATTAACCCACGAACCGCTGACCGTCACCCTTGGCTCAGTCGGCGTCACGCCTGAGGATGTGCTCGCCGTCGCGCGCCACAACGCGAAGGTGGTGCTCTCAGAGGCAGCCCTCGCGACGGTTGCCACGGTGCGCGCCCATATCGACGACCTCGCCGCCAGCGACGTCCCGGCCTACGGCATCTCCACCGGCTTCGGCGCCCTCGCCAACCGCCACATCCCCACCGAACTGCGCACCCAGCTCCAGAAGTCCCTGATCCGCAGCCACGCCGCCGGCATGGGGCCGGCGGTGGAACGCGAAGTGGTGCGCGGCATCATGTTCCTGCGCGCCAAGACCCTCGCCTCCGGCCGCACCGGCGTCCGCCCCGTGGTCCTGCAGACCATGGTGGACGTCCTCAACGCCGGCATCACCCCCGTGGTCCGCGAGTTCGGCTCGCTGGGCTGCTCCGGTGACCTTGCGCCGCTGTCCCACTGCGCCCTGGTGCTCATGGGTGAAGGCGAGGCGGAAGGGCCCGACGGCGTCACGTACGGCGGGCGGGGAGAGCGGCCTGTCGCTGAGCTGCTGGCAGAACACGGCATCGAGTCGGTCACCCTTGCCGAGAAGGAAGGGCTGGCGCTGGTCAACGGTACCGAGGGCATGCTGGGCATGCTCCTGATGGCCATTGCCGACCTTCGCCAACTGCTGACGACGGCGGACATCACCGCCGCGCTCAGCGTCGAGGCGCTGCTGGGCACCGACCAGGTATTCCTGCCGGGACTGCACGCTGCGCTCCGGCCGCACCCCGGCCAGGCGGCCAGCGCGGACAACATGCTGCGCGTGCTGTCCGATTCGCCGATCGTCGCTTCGCACCGGGTGGGGGACTCCCGGGTCCAGGATGCCTACTCGCTGCGCTGCGCCCCACAGGTTGCCGGTGCCGTCCGCGACACCGTTGACCACGCGGAACTGGTGGCCACCCGGGAACTGGCTGCAGCCATCGACAACCCCGTGGTCCTGCCCGACGGCCGCGTCAGTTCCAACGGCAACTTCCACGGCGCCCCGGTGGCCTACGTGCTGGACTTCCTGGCCATCGCGGTCGCGGACCTGAGCTCCATCGCTGAACGCCGGACCGACCGGATGCTGGATCCTGCCCGCTCGCACGGCCTGCCCGCCTTCCTCGCGGCCGATCCCGGCGTGGACTCCGGGCTGATGATCGCCCAGTACACCCAGGCCGGCCTGGTTTCGGACAACAAGCGGCTCGCCGTTCCGGCGTCCGTGGACTCGATCCCCAGCTCCGCCATGCAGGAGGACCACGTATCCATGGGCTGGCACGCGGCGCGGAAGCTGCGCAAGGCGGTGGAGAACCTCCGCCGCGTCCTGGCCATCGAGCTGGTGACCTCGGCCCGGGCCCTGGACATCCGGACGCAGCTCTCAGGCGGGGTCCTTACGCCGGGGCCTGCGGGCGCCGCCGTCGTGGCCGCGCTCCGCTCGGTGGTGGACGGGCCGGGGACGGACCGGTTCCTGTCTCCGGAACTGGAAGCGGCTGACCGGCTGGTCGCCTCGGGGGACGTGCTCCGGGCGGCCGAATCCGCCGTCGGACGCCTTGCCTGA
- the hutU gene encoding urocanate hydratase gives MAPADFTTGARPVKAARGTELTAKSWQTEAPLRMLMNNLDPEVAERPDDLVVYGGTGRAVRSWAAFDAITRTLETMEKDETLLVQSGKPVGVFRTNEWAPRVLLANSNLVGDWATWPEFRRLEAEGLMMYGQMTAGSWIYIGTQGILQGTFETFAAIARKLTGDENGTLAGTLTLTGGCGGMGGAQPLAVTLNDGACLIVDVDETRLRRRAGKRYLDEVETDLGAAIAKVQKAKEERRGWSVGYVGNAAEVFPEILRRHKAGELTVDIVTDQTSAHDPLSYLPEGISVDEWHRETEADPEGFTKKAQASMARHVQAMVEFQDAGAEVFDYGNSIRDEARKGGYTRAFEFPGFVPAYIRPLFCEGLGPFRWVALSGDPEDIRVTDEAIKELFPENKHLHRWIDAAQERVEFEGLPARICWLGYGERAKAGLLFNQLVKEGKVKAPIVIGRDHLDSGSVASPYRETEAMADGSDAIADWPLLNALLNTASGATWVSIHHGGGVGIGRSIHAGQVSVADGTDLAAQKLERLLTNDPGMGVIRHADAGYERAVDVAKERGVRIPMIPTDPLTSQARPGNPVRVAPESK, from the coding sequence ATGGCACCCGCCGATTTCACCACCGGTGCCCGCCCGGTCAAAGCAGCCCGCGGCACCGAGCTCACCGCCAAGTCCTGGCAGACCGAAGCGCCGCTGCGCATGCTGATGAACAACCTGGATCCCGAGGTGGCAGAGCGCCCCGATGACCTGGTGGTCTACGGCGGAACCGGCCGTGCTGTCCGTTCCTGGGCCGCCTTCGACGCCATCACCCGCACCCTGGAGACCATGGAAAAGGACGAGACCCTCCTGGTCCAGTCCGGCAAGCCCGTCGGCGTGTTCCGCACCAACGAATGGGCCCCCCGCGTGCTGCTGGCCAACTCCAACCTGGTGGGCGACTGGGCCACCTGGCCCGAGTTCCGCCGGCTCGAAGCCGAAGGCCTGATGATGTACGGCCAGATGACCGCCGGGTCCTGGATCTATATCGGCACCCAGGGCATCCTGCAGGGCACCTTCGAGACCTTCGCCGCGATCGCCCGCAAACTCACCGGGGATGAGAACGGCACGCTCGCCGGCACCCTCACCCTGACCGGCGGCTGCGGCGGCATGGGTGGGGCCCAGCCCCTCGCCGTCACCCTGAACGACGGCGCCTGCCTCATTGTCGACGTCGATGAGACCCGCCTGCGCCGGCGCGCCGGCAAACGCTACCTGGACGAGGTGGAAACGGACCTCGGCGCCGCCATCGCCAAGGTGCAGAAGGCCAAGGAGGAGCGCCGCGGCTGGTCCGTGGGCTACGTGGGCAACGCTGCCGAAGTCTTCCCCGAGATCCTGCGCCGCCACAAGGCCGGCGAACTCACGGTGGACATCGTGACGGACCAGACCTCCGCCCACGACCCGCTGTCCTACCTGCCCGAGGGCATTTCGGTGGACGAGTGGCACCGCGAGACTGAGGCTGATCCCGAAGGCTTCACCAAGAAGGCCCAGGCATCGATGGCACGGCACGTCCAGGCCATGGTGGAATTCCAGGACGCCGGGGCCGAGGTCTTTGACTACGGCAACTCCATCCGCGATGAAGCCCGCAAGGGCGGCTACACCCGTGCCTTCGAGTTCCCCGGCTTCGTCCCGGCGTATATCAGGCCCCTGTTCTGCGAAGGGCTTGGCCCGTTCCGCTGGGTGGCCCTGTCCGGCGACCCGGAAGACATCCGCGTCACCGACGAAGCCATCAAGGAGCTCTTCCCCGAGAACAAGCACCTGCACCGCTGGATTGACGCCGCCCAGGAACGCGTCGAGTTTGAAGGCCTGCCGGCACGCATCTGCTGGCTCGGTTACGGTGAACGCGCCAAGGCCGGCCTGCTGTTCAACCAGCTGGTGAAGGAAGGCAAGGTCAAGGCCCCCATTGTGATCGGGCGCGACCACCTGGACTCCGGCTCCGTCGCCTCCCCGTACCGCGAAACCGAGGCCATGGCGGATGGCTCCGACGCCATTGCCGACTGGCCGCTGCTGAACGCCCTGCTCAACACGGCGTCCGGCGCCACCTGGGTCTCGATCCACCATGGCGGCGGCGTGGGCATCGGCCGCTCCATCCACGCCGGGCAGGTCTCGGTCGCTGATGGCACCGACCTTGCCGCGCAGAAGCTCGAACGCCTCCTCACCAACGATCCCGGCATGGGCGTCATCCGCCACGCCGACGCCGGCTACGAACGCGCCGTCGACGTTGCCAAAGAACGCGGCGTCCGCATCCCCATGATCCCCACGGACCCCCTAACCTCGCAAGCTCGGCCAGGGAACCCTGTCCGCGTGGCCCCAGAAAGTAAATAA
- a CDS encoding IclR family transcriptional regulator, whose translation MLVTEARPQAGNEPRAASSKVASKVPAAENTLRILKLLASRRGPMAASQIAASLDLPRSSVYHLLGVMEANGFVLHLHEEQRYGLGISAFELSSAYSRQEPLSRLGRPLLASLVDAIGESAHLAVLHGRDVLYIVEERAKNRPSLVTDVGVRLPSHLTASGRAILAALPKSQVRALYPNAAAFTARHEVEGAIMKYSALSSHLDQVRQRGYATEHGEVTPGFGSIAAAVTDHLGWPTAAVAVTFLEDKLPAEEWPVLAARVQKVADELSLRIHGRPAK comes from the coding sequence GTGTTAGTAACCGAAGCAAGGCCGCAGGCCGGCAACGAACCAAGGGCAGCATCATCAAAGGTGGCGTCCAAAGTCCCTGCCGCTGAAAATACCCTTCGCATCCTCAAGTTGCTGGCGTCGCGGCGCGGACCCATGGCTGCGTCGCAGATCGCGGCCAGCCTGGACCTCCCCCGCTCCAGCGTCTACCACCTGCTGGGGGTTATGGAGGCGAACGGATTCGTGCTCCACCTCCACGAGGAGCAGCGTTACGGGTTGGGCATCAGCGCCTTCGAACTCAGTTCCGCGTACTCGCGGCAGGAGCCGCTGTCCCGGCTGGGCCGCCCTTTGCTCGCCTCGCTCGTGGACGCGATTGGCGAGAGCGCACACCTTGCCGTCCTGCATGGACGGGACGTTCTGTACATCGTGGAGGAACGGGCCAAGAACCGCCCGTCCCTGGTGACCGACGTCGGCGTTCGCCTTCCCAGCCACCTCACTGCCAGCGGGCGCGCCATCCTTGCCGCGCTGCCCAAATCGCAGGTGCGTGCCCTGTACCCGAATGCCGCGGCCTTCACGGCCCGGCATGAGGTGGAGGGCGCCATCATGAAGTACTCCGCGCTGTCCTCCCACCTGGACCAGGTCCGGCAGCGCGGCTACGCCACCGAACACGGTGAGGTCACGCCCGGCTTCGGCTCCATTGCCGCTGCCGTCACGGACCATCTGGGCTGGCCCACGGCCGCCGTCGCAGTCACGTTCCTGGAGGACAAACTGCCTGCTGAAGAGTGGCCGGTGCTTGCCGCCCGGGTCCAGAAGGTGGCGGACGAACTTTCCCTGCGGATCCACGGCCGCCCGGCCAAATGA
- a CDS encoding NAD(P)-dependent alcohol dehydrogenase, with product MQAVVQDLYGSADVLELRDIARPQPRDGEVLIRVRAAGVDQGVWHLMTGLPYLVRLFGYGLKKPKVPVRGREVAGVVEAVGSGVTRFAPGDEVFGTCDGSFAEYVCAKEDKVARKPLSLSFEEAGAAPISGVTALQAVRDAGHVTVGQKVLILGAGGGVGSFAVQLAKAFGAEVTGVCSTGKVELVRSLGADYVIDYRTSHIAGAGKLYDVILDTAGNRPLSLLRRLLVPKGTLVIIGGEGGGKLTGGFQRSLVAPLVSLFSGRKFKGLVAKETYLDLEALASLMEAGSVKPAVDKVFSLAEVRDAIQYLHEGRARGKVVVRV from the coding sequence GTGCAGGCTGTTGTGCAGGACCTCTATGGATCCGCAGATGTGCTGGAGTTGCGGGATATTGCCCGGCCTCAGCCTCGCGACGGCGAGGTATTGATCCGCGTGCGGGCGGCCGGCGTGGACCAGGGCGTATGGCACCTGATGACCGGGCTGCCGTACCTGGTCCGGCTTTTCGGCTACGGCCTGAAGAAGCCGAAAGTTCCCGTGCGCGGCCGGGAAGTGGCCGGCGTGGTGGAAGCAGTTGGGTCTGGAGTGACCCGCTTTGCTCCTGGGGACGAGGTGTTCGGGACCTGCGACGGATCCTTTGCCGAGTACGTCTGCGCCAAGGAGGACAAGGTGGCCCGTAAGCCCCTGAGCCTCTCTTTCGAAGAAGCGGGGGCGGCGCCGATCTCCGGCGTCACCGCCCTGCAGGCCGTCCGCGACGCCGGCCACGTCACCGTCGGCCAAAAGGTGCTGATCCTTGGAGCGGGCGGGGGAGTGGGGTCCTTCGCGGTCCAGCTGGCCAAGGCCTTCGGAGCAGAGGTGACGGGTGTGTGCAGTACCGGCAAAGTTGAGCTGGTGCGTTCCCTCGGGGCGGACTACGTCATTGACTACAGGACTTCGCATATCGCGGGCGCCGGGAAGCTGTACGACGTCATCCTGGACACGGCCGGCAACCGGCCGCTTTCCCTCCTGCGACGCCTGCTCGTTCCCAAAGGGACGCTGGTGATCATCGGCGGCGAAGGGGGTGGCAAGCTGACCGGCGGATTTCAGCGCTCCCTTGTTGCGCCGCTGGTCTCCCTGTTTTCCGGCCGGAAGTTCAAGGGCCTTGTCGCAAAGGAAACGTACCTGGATCTCGAGGCCCTTGCGTCGCTGATGGAAGCCGGCAGCGTCAAGCCCGCGGTGGACAAGGTCTTTTCCCTTGCGGAAGTACGGGACGCCATCCAGTACCTGCACGAGGGGCGGGCCCGCGGCAAAGTGGTTGTCAGGGTCTGA